The Mycolicibacterium brumae DNA window CGGTCAGCCACCGCGTCGGCCGACTCGGTGTCGGGGAGGCAGCGGTGATGATCGCGGTGGCCGCCCCGCACCGCGACACCGCGTTCACGGTGTGCCGCGCGGTGATCGAGACCATCAAGACCGACCTGCCGGTGTGGAAGCGCCAAATCGAGGCCGACGGCGCCGCCACCTGGAAAGGGATCGGCGGCTGAGGCCGCTATCCCCCGGCGAACGGCGGCAGCACGTCGACGGTCGCCGTTGCGGGCAGCACCGTGTCGTCGGAGGCCCGCGCCCCGTCGACCAAGACCGCGCAGCAGCCCAGCAACGGCGCCAACCCCGCGTGCTCGGCGCTCAGCGTGGCACGCAGTTCGCCGAGGGTCTCGGCGTCCACGGGTTGCTCGGCGACCCCGGCGGCCTCGGCGGCCGCCGCGAAGAACCTCACCAGCGCCATCAGCGGTCGCCTTCCCGATAGGCCGCCCGGGCCCGGTCGAGGTCCGCGGCGGTGTCGATATCCGCGCTCACCCCATCCTCGTCGTCGAGCCAGCGCACCGCCAGCTCGCCGAGCAACAGCTGGCAGGACGCCCCGGCCACCCGGGTGCCCAGGCCGACGGCCGCGCGGCGCAGCGCCGCGGCCCGGTACTTCCCGGCCAGCCATTGCGGCCGTCCGCCAGCACGCAACACGACGGCGTCGCCGATGATCGGCGCGGTGAGCAGCCGGCGCACCGTCGAATCCGGATAGACCAGATCGCCGGCCAGCACCAGCACCCCGTCGTCGCCGTGCAGCGCGCTGACGCCGGCGGCGATGGCGGCGGCCGGCCCGGCCAGCGGCGGATCCTCACGCACCCAGGTCAGTCGGGGGTCGTCTTCGAGGACCGGCCCGACGGCGATGATCGGCGCACAGCCCGCCAGCGCCATGACGGTCCGGTCCAGCAGCGTCTGCCCGCCGAGTTCCAGCAGTGGTTTGACGGCGCCGCCGAGCCGCGAACCGCGCCCACCGACCAAGAGAATCGCAGCGGTCATCTCACTCCGTCCGCACCCAATCACCTGAGCGGCCACCGGATTTGGCGGTGATGCGCAAGTTCTGGACGCTGACCGAACGGTCCACGCCCTTCACCATGTCGACGATGGCCAGCGCCGCCACCGACACCGCGGTGAGCGCCTCCATCTCCACCCCGGTGCGGTCCGCGGTGCGCACCGTGGCCTGCAGCTCCACGCCGTCGTCGGTGAGGTCGATGTCGAGCACCGCGCCGTGCACACCGATCACATGCGCCAACGGCAGCAGATCGGCGGTGCGTTTGGCGGCCGAGATCCCGGCGATGCGCGCCACCGCCAACACATCGCCCTTGGGGACCGTGCCGTCGCAGAGCAGGGCCACCGTTTCCGGCGCGCACCTGACGAAGCCGCGGGCGGTGGCCGAACGGACCGTGGGGGTCTTCTCGGTCACGTCGACCATCCGGGCTTGTCCGACCGAATCGAGGTGCGTCAGTTCCATTTTCGGCCCGCCTTCTACAGTTCCATGACTTCCACCGGGTCCCCGGCGCGAACCTGGTCCACCTCGGCCGCGACGATCGCGTAGCCGCCGGCGGCGCCCAGTCCGGCGGCCAGATGTGATCCGGACCCGCCGCCGGTGGCCGGGCGCACCAGCGGGTGGGCCGGGTCGCTACGGTCCACCACGGCGGGCAGATACTGCCGTCGGTCGCGGGGTGAACGCCAATCCGCCCCGGCCGGGATGATCTGCCGGGACCGCTGAATCTCGTTGCGTCCCATCATGGTCAGCAACGCCGGCCGCACGAAAGCCTCAAAGGACACCGCCGCGCTCACCGGATTGCCAGGCAAACCGAACAGCAGCATCCCGCCGTCGGTCGCCCCGAATCCCTGCGGCTTGCCCGGCTGCATCGCAACCTTGGTGAATTCCATTGCCGTGCCGAGGCTTTCGCGAACCACCTCATAGGCTCCGGCGCTCACCCCGCCGGTGAACACCACCGCGTCCAGGCGCAGCGCCGCAGCTTCGGCGACCACCTCGGCGGGGCCGTCTCCGGCGTCGTCTACCACCCGGCGCAGCGCCACCTCAGCGCCGGCGGCGCTGACCAGGCCGGCCAGCAGGATCGAGTTGGACTCCGGGATCTGCCCGCGGCGCAGCGGCTCGCCCGCGGTGACGAGTTCGGAGCCGGTGGACACCACAGCCACCCGGGGACGACGCGCCACCGACACCTGCGCGACCCCGGCGGCGGCCAGCGCCGACAGTTGCAGTGGCCCGAGCAGCACCCCCGGACCGAGCACCGGGTCTCCGGCGACCAGGTCCTCCCCGGCTCGGCGGATGTGCGCGCCGACCGTCCGCGGCGCGCGGCGCACGACCGCGATGGCCATCGAATCGGCCAGCCCGCCGGCGGTGTCCTCGAACGGCACAATGGCGTCGGCGTCGGCGGGGACCGGCGCGCCGGTCATGATCCGCGCCGCAGTCTCGGGCGCCAGCGCAGGGTCGGCGCCCGATCCGGCCGGGATGTCGGCGACCACCCTCAGGGTCACCGGCTGCTCGGCAGCGGCGGACGCCACGTCGGCGAACCGCACCGCGAAGCCGTCCATCGCCGAGTTGTCGAACGGCGGCACCGCGCTGCCGGCCAGCGCGGGCAGCGCCAGGGTGGCGCCGTCAGCGGCGTCGAGGCCCACCCGGTCGATCGGCGTACGCCGCGTGCGGCCGAGGACGGCTGCCAGGTGGTCCTCGACGCTGCGGTACATAGCCACAGGCTATCGGGGTCACCTGGCGGGCGCTCCGGAGCCGTAAATGCGGAGCATTCGCCGCGAATAACTCTTCGGGCACGGATAATCTCGGGGACTATGAGCGCGTATCGAATCGCCGAAGCCGCCCGGTTGTTGGGGGTCAGCGACGACACGGTCCGGCGCTGGGTCGACCACGGCGCGCTCCCGGTCACCGGCGACCACCCCGCGCGGATTCCCGGGGAGGCGCTGGCGGCGCACGCCGTCGCCCTCGCCGAGAACCCGCCCGACCCCACCGACGTGCTCTCCAGCGCCCGCAACCGATTCACCGGACTGGTCACCCGGGTGCAGATCGACGGCGTGATGGCCCAGGTCGACCTCCAATCCGGTCCGCATCGGGTGGTGTCGCTGATGAGCGCCGAAGCCGTCCGCGACCTCGGCCTGGCCCCGGGTTCGCTGGCCGTCGCGGTCATCAAGGCCACCACCGTCATCGTTGAAACCCCGAAGGAGACCCCCTGATGAGAATCCTCGCCCGCGCGGCGCTGGCCGTCACCGCCGCGGCGGCGCTGACACTGTCGGGGTGCTCCTCCAGCGAGGAACCCGCGGCCGCCGATCCGCTGTCCGGGGAGCTCACGGTGTTCGCGGCCGCGTCCCTGCAGGACGCCTTCGACGACATCGGCGAGGCCTTCACCAAGGCGCACCCGAACCTGCGGGTCTCCGCCCGCTACGACGGCTCCCCCACCCTGGTCACCCAACTCCAGGAGGGCGCCGACGCCGATGTGCTGGCGACCGCCGATGAGCGCACCATGGCCACCGCGGTCGAGGCCGGCGTGGTGCAGGACCCGAAACTGTTCGCCTCCAACACGCTGGTGGTGGCGGTCCCGGCCGGCAACCCCGGCAATGTCGACTCGCTGGACGATCTCGCGCACGTCACGACGGTGGTCTGCGCGCCGGAGGTGCCGTGCGGCGCGGCGGCCCGACAGCTGCTGAGCGACGCCGGGGTGCAGGTGACCCCGGCCAGCCAGGAGCAGAACGTCAGCGCGGTGCTCACCAAGGTCGCCGCCGGGGAGGCCGACGCCGGGCTGGTCTACGCCACCGATGTGGCCGGTGACAGCAAGGTGGAGAGCTTCGTGCCCGATGGGGCGGCCGATGTGGTGAACCACTACCCGATCGCGCTGGCCGACCCGCTCAGCGAGGCGGCATCGGCGTTCATGGGCTTCGTTCTCGGCGACGACGGGCAGAAGATCCTGGCCGAGCACGGTTTCGGAGCGCCGTGACCCCAACCGCCCGCGACACCGGCGCGCGCACCCCGCTGCCGCTGGTCGCGCCGGCGGTGCTCGCGTTGCTACTGCTGGTGGCGCCCCTGGTCGCATTGGTCGGCCGGGCGTCCTGGTCGACGTTGTGGGCCGACATGACCTCGCCGGTCGCCCGGGACGCGCTGCGGCTGTCGCTGGTCTACGGTCTGGCGGCGACCGCGCTGTGCCTGCTGCTGGGGTTGCCGTTGGCGCTGCTGATCGCGCGCAGCGCCCCGCGCACCGCCGCGCTGCTGCGGGCGCTGGTGGCGGTGCCGCTGGTGCTGCCGCCGATGGTCGGCGGCGTGGCGCTGTTGTACCTGTTCGGCCGGACCGGCCCGGTGGGGCGGGCACTGGTCGACGCGTTCGGTGTCACGCTGCCGTTCACACCCGCCGCGGTGGTGCTGGCCCAGGCATTCGTCGCGCTGCCGTTCCTGGTGCTGGCCGTCGAAGGCGCCATCCGCGGGGTGAGCCTGCGCTACGAGCGCACCGCGGCCACCCTGGGCGCCGGCCCATGGCGGGTGCTGTGGCGGGTGACGTTGCCGCTGGCCGGCTCCGGCATCGTGGTCGGGGTGATCCTGTGCTTCGCCCGGGCGCTCGGCGAGTTCGGGGCGACCGCGCTGTTCGCCGGCAACGCGCCCGGCGTCACCCAGACCATGCCGCTGGCGATCTACACGGCGTTCAACGGCTCCGGGGCCGGCCGGGAGAGCGCGGTGGCGCTGTCGGTGCTGCTGCTGGGCACCGCGGTATTGGTGCTCCTGTCGGTGCGGGCCTGGCGGCCGGGAGCGCTCCGATGAGCACGGCGCTGGACGCGCACGTCGTGGTCGAGCTCGCCGGGCTCGATGTGCGGCTGCGCGCCGCAGCGGGCGAAGTGGTCGCGGTGATGGGCCCCAGCGGCGCGGGCAAGACGATGCTGCTGGAGACCATCGCCGGACTGAACCGACTCGACGACGGCCGGATCACCCTCGGGGAGACGGTGCTGGCCGACGCCGGCCGGCACACCCCGCCGTCGCGCCGGGCCGTCGGGCTGCTCGGCCAGGACGCGCTGCTGTTCCCGCACATGAGCGCTGCGGAGAACATCGCGTTCGCGGCGCGCAGCGCCGAACTGGACCGCGTCGGCGCGCGTCGCGTCGCCGAGGACTGGCTGGATCGGGTCGGGCTGGGCGGACTCGGCGCCCGCCGGCCCGACCAGCTTTCCGGCGGACAGCGGCAGCGGGTCGCGCTGGCCCGGGCGCTGGCCGCCCGCCCGGCGCTGCTGCTGCTCGACGAGCCGTTCAGTTCCCTGGACGTCGAAGCCGCCGCCACGCTGCGCCAGACCATCGCCGGTCAGCTGGGCGGCACCACCACGGTGCTGGTGTCGCACGGGGTCGCCGACGCCGCCGCATTGGCCGACCGCCTGGTGATCCTGGAGGCCGGCCGGATCACCCAGGACGGCCCGGTCGCCGAGGTGCTGGCGATGCCGGCCACCCGGTTCGCCGAGGCGGTGTCGGCCAGCCGCGCGGTGTAGCGCTAAAGCTTGTGCAGGCGGGCGGGGTCGGGCGCTTCGATCGGGTCCCAGCCGCGGCGCGCGGCCCGGTTGCCGCGGTGGTCGTCGCGGGAGCGGTAGACCACGTACGGCCGGAACAGGTAACCGACCGGCGCCGAGAACACGTGCACCAGCCGGGTGAAGGGCCACAGCGCGAACAGCAGGCAGGCGCTGACGATGTGGATCTTGAACGCCAGCGGCACGTCGGCCATCAGCTCCGGGTGCGGGTCCAGCAGAATCAGGTCGCGGAACCACGGCGACACCGTCGAGCGGTAGTCGTAGCCCTTGCCGAACACCTGGTGCGCCGAGGTGGCGAGGGTCCCGAAAAACAGCGTGGACCCGAGCATCACGTACATGAGCTTGTCCATCTTGGTGGTGGCCAGGAACACCGCGGCCACCATGCGCCGGCGGTAGATCAGGATCGCCAGCCCAGCCAGGGTGAGCACCGCGGCGAACGACCCCATCCAGGTGGCGCCCAGGTGGTAGGCGTGCTCATCGATGCCGATGGCGTAGAGCCATTCGGCCGGGATGAGCAGGCCGACGGCGTGGCCAGCGATGACCATCAGGATGCCGTAGTGGAACATCGGCGATCCCCAGCGCAGCAGCCGGTTCTCGTAGCTCTGCGACGAGCGGGTGGTCCAGCCGAATTTGTCGTAGCGGTACCGCCACAGGTGGCCGACGACGAAGGTCGCGAAGCAGATGTAGGGCGCCGCCACCCAGAGCAGGATCTCGAGTGTGTTCATCGCGTGCTCCCGGCGAATCCGAAGGCGGGCATGGGCAGACTCAATCCGACGGTTTCGGCCGGCGGGCCGTCGTTGACCAGCGCCAGCACCCGGGCGCGGGTGCGCTCGCCGATCGGCGGCAGCGACGCCGTCACCGCCCGGATCACCGGGGCCCAGGGACTGCCCATGCCCTCCAGCGCGGTGCGCAGCACCTCGAGTCCGTCGCGGTGGGCGGCCAGGAGCGCGCCGGCGATCGGTGAACCGGAACGCGCCGAGAACTCCAGCACCGCGGGCAGGTAGTCGGGCAGCTCGGCGGCGTCGAACTCCCAGCCGGCGGCGCGGTAGGCCTCCAGGAACGCCACCAGCGCGGTCCCGCGGCGGCGGGTGTCTCCGGTGGCGTAGTAACTCAAATACATCGAGCATTTGCGTTTGAGGTCGAAGGTGGCGACGTAGTCGCGCTGCAGCGCCAGCGGCCCGCTGTCCGACACGGCGTCGATGAAGGCGAGCAGTTCGCCGGCGATCGGGGTGGGCAGCGCGGCGGCGTGCGCGCGCAGGCCCGGCAGCCGGTCGAACCAGACCGCGTCGGGGTAGTCCAGCAGCAGCGAGGCCAACATGTGGGCATGGGCCCGGGTGCGCTCATCCATCCGGACCGGCGCGGTCATCGCTCACCTCGGTGCGGGAACATCCCGTCGGGGCGGCCGTTGCCGTCCCAGTTGAGCAGGTTGACCTTGCCCGACGACGGCTGGTCGGCGGTCTGCCGGGCAGCCAGCCCGTGGAAGTTCTCCACCGCCACCGGCACCGAATATCCACTGGCGGAACCGAATACGCCGCCGCCCATCCCGGGCCCGCCGTCATAGTCCAGGGCGCAGGCCAGTTCGTCGAGTTGGCGCCCCTGCTCGGCGTGCGCGGTGGGGATGACGTAACGGTCCTCGTACTTCGCGATCGCCAGCAGCCGGTACATCTCCTCGATGTCGCGGCCCGTCATGCCGACCGCGGTGGCGATCCGCTCATCGCGCTCGTTGTCGAGGTTGATTCCGCGCATGTAGGAACGCATGGCCGCCAGCCGGCGCAGCGCTGTGTCCACCGGGGCGACATCCCCGGCGGTGAACAATTCGGCCAGGTAGCCGATCGGGATGCGCAGTTTGTCGATCGCGGCGAACAGGGTGCGCGCGTCCTCCCCGTCGTTGCCGGATCCGCTGACCACGTCGACGACCGGTGACAGCGGCGGGATGTACCAGACCATCGGCATGGTGCGGTACTCCGGATGCAGCGGCAGCGCCACCTCATAGCGCTGGATCAGTTTCCAGATCGGGCTGGCCTGCGCGGCTTCGATCCAGTCCTCGGGGATGCCGTCGCGGCGGGCTGCTTCCACGACGGCCGGGTCATGGGGATCCAGCAGCACCGCGCGGTGCGCGTCGAGCAGGTCGTGCTCATTCTCCACCGCTGCCGCGGCGGCGACCTTCTCCACGTCGTAGAGAACCAGGCCCAGGTAGCGCAGCCGCCCGACGCAGGTTTCCGAGCACACCGTCGGCAGGCCGACCTCGATCCGCGGATAGCACAGCGTGCACTTCTCGGCCTTGCCGGTCTTGTGGTTGAAGTACACCTTCTTGTAGGGACACCCCGACACGCACATCCGCCACCCGCGGCAGGCGTCCTGGTCGACCAGCACGATGCCGTCCTCGGCGCGCTTGTACATCGCGCCAGACGGACACGACGCCACACAGGCGGGGTTCAGGCAGTGTTCGCAGATCCGCGGCAGGTAGAACATGAAGGCCTTCTCGAACTCGGCCTCCACCTGTTCGCTCATCTTGGCCAGGATCGGGTCCTCGTGCATGGTCTCCAGCGAGCCACCGAGGTCGTCGTCCCAGTTCGCCGACCAGGAGATTTTCATGTCCTGTCCGGTGATCAGGCTCTTGGGCCGGGCGACCGGGGTGTGCTGGCCGGCCGGGGAGTTGATGAGCATGTCGTAGTCGTAGGTCCACGGCTCGTAGTAGTCGCTCATCTCCGGCAGCTTCGGGTTGGAGAAGATCCGCAGCAGCTTGGCGAACCGGCCGCCGGCGCGCAGCTTCAGCCGGCCGCGGCGGGTCCGCACCCAGCCGCCCTGCCACTTGTCCTGGTCCTGGTATCCGCGCGGAAACCCAACGCCCGGACGGGTTTCCACATTGTTGAACCACACGTATTCCACGCCCGTGCGGTTGGTCCAGGCCTGCTTACAGGTGACCGAGCAGGTGTGGCACCCGATGCACTTGTCGAGGTTCATCACCATCGCCATCTGCGCCATGACCTTCATCGGTACGCCACCTCCTGGCTGCGGCGACGGATGGTCGTCACCTCGTCGCGCTGGTTCCCGGTGGGACCGAGATAGTTGAACGCCCAGGCCAATTGGGCGTACCCGCCGATCAGGTGGCTGGGTTTGAGCAGGATCCGGGTCAGCGAGTTGTGGATACCGCCGCGCAGCCCGGACGCCTCGGCGATCGGCACGTCCACGGTGCGGTCGGTGGCGTGGTACATGTACACCGTGCCCTCGGGCATCCGGTGGCTGACGTTGGCGCGGGCGACGACAACGCCGTTGCGGTTGACCGCCTCGATCCACTCGTTGTCGCGGACCCCGATCTTCGCGGCGTCCTGTGGGCTCATCCAAATGACCGGACCGCCGCGTGACAGCGACAGCATGAACAGGTTGTCCTGGTATTCGGAGTGGATCGACCACTTGGAGTGCGGTGTCAGGTAGCGCACCGAGACGTCGGTTGAGGTTGTCGCGCCGAGTATTTCGTCGCCGAAGAGCCGGTGCATATCCAGCGGCGGGCGGTAGGTCGGCAGGTTCTCCCCCAACTCCGACATCCAGTCGTGGTCGAGGTAGAAGTGTTGTCGGCCGGTCAAGGTGTGCCACGGCTTGAGGTGCTCGACGTTCACCGCGAAAGCGGTGTAGCGCCGCCCGCCGTGTTCGGACCCCGACCACTCCGGCGAGGTGATCACGCTGCGCGGCTGAATCGACACGTCGGAGAAGGTGATGTGCGACCCGGCGTGGTCGGCGGCCAGGAACGCCAGCTCCTGGCCGGTCTGGCGCTCCAACTCGCGAAAGCCCGCGACGGCGACACGGCCGTTGGTGGTGCCCGACAGCGCCAGGATCACCTCGCAGACCCGCTGGTCGGTGTCCAGCCGCACGCTGCCCGCGTAGGGGCCGGCGGCGACGGTCCCGTTGAGCCCGGCCAGACGTTTGAGTTCCGGCTCATAGCTGTACTTGACGCCCTTGGTGACCAGACCGAGCTTGCCGATCAGCGGGCCCAGGGTCTTCCAGCGCTCGGCGAGCATCGGGTAATCCCGTTCCACCACAACAAGTTTCGGCATTGTCACACCCGGTTTCAGCGGGGCGTCGACCACCCGGCCGTGCGGGGTGGCCAGCACGTCGGGGGTGTCGTGCTGAAGCGGGGTGGCGACCAGGTCGCGGCGCACCCCGAGGTGACCGCGCGCGTACTCACTGAACCGCTCGGCCAACAGGCCGAACATCTCGTAGTCGGTCTTGGTCTGCCAAGGCGGGTTGATCGCCGGGTTGAACGAGTGCACGAACGGGTGCATGTCCGTCGAGGACAGGTCATGCT harbors:
- a CDS encoding MoaD/ThiS family protein, with the translated sequence MALVRFFAAAAEAAGVAEQPVDAETLGELRATLSAEHAGLAPLLGCCAVLVDGARASDDTVLPATATVDVLPPFAGG
- the mobA gene encoding molybdenum cofactor guanylyltransferase; the encoded protein is MTAAILLVGGRGSRLGGAVKPLLELGGQTLLDRTVMALAGCAPIIAVGPVLEDDPRLTWVREDPPLAGPAAAIAAGVSALHGDDGVLVLAGDLVYPDSTVRRLLTAPIIGDAVVLRAGGRPQWLAGKYRAAALRRAAVGLGTRVAGASCQLLLGELAVRWLDDEDGVSADIDTAADLDRARAAYREGDR
- the moaC gene encoding cyclic pyranopterin monophosphate synthase MoaC, coding for MELTHLDSVGQARMVDVTEKTPTVRSATARGFVRCAPETVALLCDGTVPKGDVLAVARIAGISAAKRTADLLPLAHVIGVHGAVLDIDLTDDGVELQATVRTADRTGVEMEALTAVSVAALAIVDMVKGVDRSVSVQNLRITAKSGGRSGDWVRTE
- the glp gene encoding gephyrin-like molybdotransferase Glp, with the translated sequence MYRSVEDHLAAVLGRTRRTPIDRVGLDAADGATLALPALAGSAVPPFDNSAMDGFAVRFADVASAAAEQPVTLRVVADIPAGSGADPALAPETAARIMTGAPVPADADAIVPFEDTAGGLADSMAIAVVRRAPRTVGAHIRRAGEDLVAGDPVLGPGVLLGPLQLSALAAAGVAQVSVARRPRVAVVSTGSELVTAGEPLRRGQIPESNSILLAGLVSAAGAEVALRRVVDDAGDGPAEVVAEAAALRLDAVVFTGGVSAGAYEVVRESLGTAMEFTKVAMQPGKPQGFGATDGGMLLFGLPGNPVSAAVSFEAFVRPALLTMMGRNEIQRSRQIIPAGADWRSPRDRRQYLPAVVDRSDPAHPLVRPATGGGSGSHLAAGLGAAGGYAIVAAEVDQVRAGDPVEVMEL
- a CDS encoding TOBE domain-containing protein; the protein is MSAYRIAEAARLLGVSDDTVRRWVDHGALPVTGDHPARIPGEALAAHAVALAENPPDPTDVLSSARNRFTGLVTRVQIDGVMAQVDLQSGPHRVVSLMSAEAVRDLGLAPGSLAVAVIKATTVIVETPKETP
- the modA gene encoding molybdate ABC transporter substrate-binding protein encodes the protein MRILARAALAVTAAAALTLSGCSSSEEPAAADPLSGELTVFAAASLQDAFDDIGEAFTKAHPNLRVSARYDGSPTLVTQLQEGADADVLATADERTMATAVEAGVVQDPKLFASNTLVVAVPAGNPGNVDSLDDLAHVTTVVCAPEVPCGAAARQLLSDAGVQVTPASQEQNVSAVLTKVAAGEADAGLVYATDVAGDSKVESFVPDGAADVVNHYPIALADPLSEAASAFMGFVLGDDGQKILAEHGFGAP
- a CDS encoding ABC transporter permease — its product is MTPTARDTGARTPLPLVAPAVLALLLLVAPLVALVGRASWSTLWADMTSPVARDALRLSLVYGLAATALCLLLGLPLALLIARSAPRTAALLRALVAVPLVLPPMVGGVALLYLFGRTGPVGRALVDAFGVTLPFTPAAVVLAQAFVALPFLVLAVEGAIRGVSLRYERTAATLGAGPWRVLWRVTLPLAGSGIVVGVILCFARALGEFGATALFAGNAPGVTQTMPLAIYTAFNGSGAGRESAVALSVLLLGTAVLVLLSVRAWRPGALR
- a CDS encoding ATP-binding cassette domain-containing protein, translated to MSTALDAHVVVELAGLDVRLRAAAGEVVAVMGPSGAGKTMLLETIAGLNRLDDGRITLGETVLADAGRHTPPSRRAVGLLGQDALLFPHMSAAENIAFAARSAELDRVGARRVAEDWLDRVGLGGLGARRPDQLSGGQRQRVALARALAARPALLLLDEPFSSLDVEAAATLRQTIAGQLGGTTTVLVSHGVADAAALADRLVILEAGRITQDGPVAEVLAMPATRFAEAVSASRAV
- the narI gene encoding respiratory nitrate reductase subunit gamma gives rise to the protein MNTLEILLWVAAPYICFATFVVGHLWRYRYDKFGWTTRSSQSYENRLLRWGSPMFHYGILMVIAGHAVGLLIPAEWLYAIGIDEHAYHLGATWMGSFAAVLTLAGLAILIYRRRMVAAVFLATTKMDKLMYVMLGSTLFFGTLATSAHQVFGKGYDYRSTVSPWFRDLILLDPHPELMADVPLAFKIHIVSACLLFALWPFTRLVHVFSAPVGYLFRPYVVYRSRDDHRGNRAARRGWDPIEAPDPARLHKL
- the narJ gene encoding nitrate reductase molybdenum cofactor assembly chaperone, encoding MTAPVRMDERTRAHAHMLASLLLDYPDAVWFDRLPGLRAHAAALPTPIAGELLAFIDAVSDSGPLALQRDYVATFDLKRKCSMYLSYYATGDTRRRGTALVAFLEAYRAAGWEFDAAELPDYLPAVLEFSARSGSPIAGALLAAHRDGLEVLRTALEGMGSPWAPVIRAVTASLPPIGERTRARVLALVNDGPPAETVGLSLPMPAFGFAGSTR
- the narH gene encoding nitrate reductase subunit beta codes for the protein MKVMAQMAMVMNLDKCIGCHTCSVTCKQAWTNRTGVEYVWFNNVETRPGVGFPRGYQDQDKWQGGWVRTRRGRLKLRAGGRFAKLLRIFSNPKLPEMSDYYEPWTYDYDMLINSPAGQHTPVARPKSLITGQDMKISWSANWDDDLGGSLETMHEDPILAKMSEQVEAEFEKAFMFYLPRICEHCLNPACVASCPSGAMYKRAEDGIVLVDQDACRGWRMCVSGCPYKKVYFNHKTGKAEKCTLCYPRIEVGLPTVCSETCVGRLRYLGLVLYDVEKVAAAAAVENEHDLLDAHRAVLLDPHDPAVVEAARRDGIPEDWIEAAQASPIWKLIQRYEVALPLHPEYRTMPMVWYIPPLSPVVDVVSGSGNDGEDARTLFAAIDKLRIPIGYLAELFTAGDVAPVDTALRRLAAMRSYMRGINLDNERDERIATAVGMTGRDIEEMYRLLAIAKYEDRYVIPTAHAEQGRQLDELACALDYDGGPGMGGGVFGSASGYSVPVAVENFHGLAARQTADQPSSGKVNLLNWDGNGRPDGMFPHRGER